A single region of the Triticum dicoccoides isolate Atlit2015 ecotype Zavitan chromosome 2B, WEW_v2.0, whole genome shotgun sequence genome encodes:
- the LOC119361840 gene encoding disease resistance protein RPM1-like, with translation MAEIVILLSIEKIGIALANAAALQASALFVKYGTQLLELQCSMDRVVRELRVMHDFLCQMDIRNRSIQAYEGWLAEVRKVAHLIEDMVDGYLYLVGQEHDIGCCFYLNKVLKKPRSLLSLNRIAFTVKEIEKDLSHLSELKTRWVPVNDGDTSSSNYIVKMSQDLANISRSLDEDLVGVDKEIEILEQWLAGDDLQCSVVALLGMGGLGKTALAANVYKNERKSFQCHAWVSISQTYSKEDVLQKISKELSRDNASVLSNTADMDITCLEEKLKKFLEQQKYLIILDDVWTPEAFVDLSRVLIHNGKGSRLIITTREHHVATLVPRGHILPLEALPDDKAWDLFCKKAFPRDTNHECPAELKHLSEDIVRQCKGLPLVIVLVGGLFRVRENTVEEWRKINDQLSWELVNTLSLGHIGNVLHLSFIYLPTHLKSCFLYCSLFPEDYLFKRKKLVRLLTAEGFIEERGESTLEEVAEGYLKELIDRSMLQLVERNTFGRIKRFRMHDILRKLAVELCKKNCFGAAYEDKCERSPETDVRRLVLHKLKKDNHQPVSGMHQLRTVITLGKSIPSSTIPVLCMESRYMTVLELSGLAIENIPDAIGDLFNLRYLGLRNSKVKKLPKSVEKLSNLLTLDLFGSDIHELPSGIVKLKKLRHLFVETVTDSNARGLKWGSGICIPSGLGNLRSLQTLQALEAQDGSVRHLGELRQLRSLRLWNVKGTYCGRISESLVQMRHLCNLNLTASDEDEVLLLNVCLPNLQTLCLRGRLAEGALDKSRLFQSVQDQNLYVLYLQWSQLREDPLPSLSRLLNLTHLHFTRAYNGVQLTFLTGWFPKLKILVLRDLLNLNRLEIQQGALVNLERLALVNLRSMTTVPSGIEFLKPLLYLGFKEITRDFLTLLLRCSAIRGKWRYTLRE, from the coding sequence ATGGCGGAAATTGTGATTCTTCTATCCATTGAAAAGATTGGAATTGCATTAGCAAATGCAGCGGCGCTCCAGGCCAGTGCGTTATTTGTGAAGTATGGGACACAACTACTAGAGTTACAGTGCAGCATGGATCGTGTTGTGAGGGAGCTTCGTGTAATGCATGATTTTCTTTGTCAAATGGACATTCGAAACCGTAGCATCCAAGCATATGAGGGCTGGTTGGCAGAGGTACGGAAAGTAGCGCATCTGATAGAGGACATGGTGGATGGGTATTTGTATCTAGTTGGTCAGGAACATGATATAGGATGTTGCTTTTACTTGAATAAAGTGTTGAAAAAACCAAGATCTCTGCTTTCTTTGAACAGGATAGCTTTTACTGTGAAGGAAATAGAGAAAGATCTTTCACACCTGTCAGAGTTAAAAACCCGCTGGGTTCCCGTGAACGATGGAGATACTAGCAGCTCAAATTACATTGTCAAGATGTCCCAAGATCTAGCAAACATCTCACGTTCCCTTGATGAAGATCTAGTGGGGGTGGACAAAGAAATAGAAATACTTGAACAGTGGTTGGCAGGTGATGATTTGCAATGCTCGGTTGTAGCATTGCTTGGAATGGGAGGGCTTGGTAAAACTGCATTAGCTGCAAATGTCTACAAGAATGAGAGAAAAAGTTTCCAATGCCACGCTTGGGTCTCCATCTCTCAAACGTATTCTAAAGAGGATGTCTTGCAGAAAATAAGCAAAGAACTTTCCAGGGATAACGCCAGTGTTCTATCTAACACTGCAGATATGGACATCACATGCCTTGAAGAGAAATTGAAGAAATTTCTAGAGCAACAAAAGTATCTGATCATATTGGATGATGTTTGGACTCCAGAAGCATTTGTTGATTTATCTAGGGTGCTTATTCATAATGGTAAGGGCAGTAGACTTATAATCACAACAAGGGAACACCATGTTGCTACACTTGTACCTCGAGGACATATCCTACCACTGGAAGCTTTACCAGATGACAAGGCATGGGATCTTTTTTGTAAGAAGGCTTTTCCAAGAGATACAAATCATGAATGTCCTGCAGAGTTGAAACATTTGTCAGAGGACATAGTTAGACAGTGCAAAGGCTTGCCTCTTGTTATTGTGTTAGTTGGTGGCCTCTTCCGTGTGCGTGAGAATACCGTGGAAGAATGGAGAAAGATAAATGATCAGCTGAGTTGGGAGCTAGTTAATACTCTCAGTCTCGGTCACATAGGGAATGTTTTGCATCTGAGCTTCATCTACCTTCCTACACACTTGAAAAGTTGTTTCCTATACTGCAGCTTATTTCCAGAAGACTAtcttttcaaaagaaaaaaactTGTACGTCTATTGACAGCAGAGGGGTTCATCGAGGAGAGGGGTGAAAGCACATTAGAAGAAGTGGCAGAAGGCTATCTAAAGGAGTTGATTGACAGAAGCATGCTACAACTTGTTGAGAGAAACACATTTGGTAGGATAAAGAGATTCAGAATGCATGATATCTTACGTAAATTGGCAGTTGAATTGTGCAAGAAGAACTGTTTTGGTGCTGCATACGAGGATAAGTGTGAGCGATCTCCGGAGACGGATGTGCGTCGATTGGTACTACACAAACTAAAGAAGGATAACCATCAGCCAGTTTCTGGTATGCACCAGCTTCGTACAGTCATTACACTGGGCAAAAGCATTCCATCATCCACTATACCTGTGCTATGTATGGAGTCAAGATATATGACAGTGCTAGAATTAAGTGGTCTAGCCATCGAGAATATTCCGGATGCTATTGGAGATCTTTTTAATCTCCGCTATTTGGGTTTGCGTAATTCAAAAGTGAAGAAACTCCCAAAGTCTGTTGAGAAGCTTTCAAATTTGTTGACATTAGACCTTTTTGGATCTGATATACATGAGCTGCCTAGTGGGATTGTGAAACTGAAAAAGCTCAGGCACTTATTTGTTGAGACGGTTACCGATTCAAATGCGAGAGGGTTGAAATGGGGCAGTGGTATTTGTATCCCCAGTGGTCTTGGAAATCTAAGAAGCCTGCAAACGCTACAAGCATTGGAAGCACAGGATGGGTCTGTTAGACATTTAGGGGAGCTGAGGCAACTGAGAAGCTTGAGGTTATGGAATGTGAAGGGAACCTACTGTGGACGCATCAGTGAGTCTCTAGTTCAGATGCGGCATTTGTGCAACCTTAATCTGACTGCAAGCGATGAGGACGAGGTTCTCTTGTTGAATGTCTGCCTACCAAACCTGCAAACGCTGTGTTTGAGAGGAAGGCTAGCGGAAGGAGCGTTGGATAAATCTCGTCTCTTCCAATCTGTTCAGGACCAAAACTTGTATGTATTGTATCTACAATGGTCACAGCTGAGAGAAGACCCCCTGCCATCCCTTTCTCGGCTGTTAAACCTGACGCATTTACATTTCACCAGAGCATACAACGGAGTGCAGCTGACATTTCTCACGGGTTGGTTTCCCAAGTTAAAGATTCTTGTTCTAAGAGACCTGCTTAATCTGAATCGGCTAGAGATACAGCAAGGTGCCCTTGTGAACCTAGAAAGATTAGCCCTAGTCAACCTCAGGAGCATGACAACAGTCCCATCTGGCATTGAGTTTCTCAAGCCCCTCCTGTATCTGGGCTTCAAGGAAATCACTAGGGACTTCTTGACGTTGCTGCTCCGATGTTCTGCAATTCGAGGGAAGTGGCGGTATACTCTCCGAGAATGA